In Streptomyces alboniger, the following are encoded in one genomic region:
- a CDS encoding YwqG family protein produces the protein MTQNSSGVLHALAHEHLPSDVAERWLGLLRPGIRLAPAGGDEAVVGQLGGEPRLPDDVEWPEWEGHGPLSFVASVDCAALPAEVLDVPFPAAGTLAFFYFDGQLDDGDAVVDVDDVPSRAGARVLYVPAGVQVTARDTPEELDAYPHVPLAARVELTVTEPTHPQVQRVFAPGAQPFQNYEHPLCADAFVEALWECDAEAGHQLGGTPQSVQGPVELEVARAALGQGLDWHDPRLIDEMDEWVLLAQFDTDEAADMMWGDDGCLYWLIRPADLAELRFDRALFTWQCC, from the coding sequence ATGACGCAGAACTCCTCCGGCGTGCTGCACGCCCTCGCCCATGAGCACCTTCCCTCCGACGTGGCCGAGCGGTGGCTCGGGCTGCTGCGGCCCGGCATCCGGCTCGCCCCGGCGGGTGGAGACGAGGCGGTGGTGGGGCAGTTGGGCGGGGAGCCCAGGCTTCCGGATGACGTGGAGTGGCCGGAGTGGGAGGGGCACGGACCGCTGTCGTTCGTCGCCTCGGTGGACTGCGCGGCGCTGCCCGCGGAGGTGCTCGACGTGCCGTTCCCCGCGGCGGGGACGCTCGCCTTCTTCTACTTCGACGGCCAACTGGACGACGGGGACGCCGTGGTGGACGTGGACGACGTCCCGTCGAGGGCGGGGGCTCGCGTGCTGTACGTGCCTGCGGGAGTACAGGTCACCGCGCGGGACACGCCGGAGGAGCTGGACGCCTACCCCCATGTCCCGCTGGCCGCGCGGGTGGAGCTCACGGTGACCGAGCCGACGCATCCGCAGGTCCAGCGAGTCTTCGCGCCCGGCGCGCAGCCCTTTCAGAATTACGAACACCCCTTGTGCGCCGACGCGTTCGTCGAGGCCCTCTGGGAGTGCGACGCCGAGGCGGGCCACCAGCTCGGCGGTACGCCGCAGTCGGTACAGGGACCTGTCGAGCTGGAGGTGGCCAGGGCGGCGCTGGGGCAGGGGCTGGACTGGCACGACCCCCGGCTCATCGACGAGATGGACGAGTGGGTGCTGCTCGCGCAGTTCGACACGGACGAGGCGGCGGACATGATGTGGGGCGACGACGGCTGCCTCTACTGGCTCATACGCCCGGCCGACCTGGCGGAACTCCGCTTCGACCGGGCGCTGTTCACCTGGCAGTGCTGCTGA
- a CDS encoding helix-turn-helix domain-containing protein, protein MPPRQVRRFAALALEEVPSLAQDILREIRAEYPGLPVVLDDSGEPMALVGIRRALEGFVQQLASQEGRPRYHLEVFQEFGRGEGLHGRSLDSLQAIYRLGVRLAWRRLAEIGQQIEIPPPAMYELAESGFEYLDGLVDQSVRGYAEAAAREAGERLRLQRKLMELLLSERRAESTGGGGTAPGTGSGPAPFGNALGERAARVGWQLPDRVAVGVLLRPAPEAVAPAVGEGVLLDMEAEQPRMVVPDPEAAGRPELLRRAMTGWSGAIGPPVPLADAAKSLRWAEAAVRLMERGLLPSGEVLHCTEHTEALVLLQPEELIEDLARRCLAPLNHCGPAHGRRLAETLLAWLETRGGAPEVAARLGVHPQTVRYRLRQIRELWGDEIDDPDRRFELELVLRARRLRGLLGRV, encoded by the coding sequence GTGCCGCCCCGGCAGGTGCGGCGCTTCGCCGCGCTCGCCCTGGAGGAGGTGCCCTCCCTCGCCCAGGACATCCTGCGCGAGATCCGGGCCGAGTACCCCGGGCTGCCCGTCGTCCTGGACGACTCGGGTGAGCCCATGGCGCTGGTCGGCATACGCCGCGCCCTCGAAGGCTTCGTCCAGCAGCTGGCGTCCCAGGAAGGGCGGCCCCGCTACCACCTGGAGGTCTTCCAGGAATTCGGGCGCGGGGAGGGCCTGCACGGCCGCAGCCTCGACTCGCTCCAGGCGATCTACCGTCTCGGCGTACGCCTCGCCTGGCGCCGCCTCGCCGAGATCGGCCAGCAGATCGAGATCCCGCCCCCGGCCATGTACGAACTCGCCGAGTCGGGCTTCGAGTACCTGGACGGCCTGGTCGACCAGTCCGTACGCGGATACGCCGAGGCCGCCGCACGGGAGGCGGGCGAGCGGCTGCGGCTGCAACGCAAGCTGATGGAGCTGCTGCTGTCGGAGCGGCGCGCCGAATCCACCGGTGGCGGCGGCACGGCACCCGGTACCGGCTCCGGCCCGGCGCCCTTCGGCAACGCCCTCGGGGAGCGGGCCGCCCGGGTCGGCTGGCAGCTGCCGGACCGCGTCGCCGTGGGCGTCCTGCTGCGCCCCGCGCCGGAGGCCGTGGCGCCCGCCGTCGGGGAGGGCGTCCTGCTCGACATGGAGGCCGAGCAGCCCCGCATGGTCGTGCCCGACCCCGAGGCCGCCGGGCGCCCCGAACTGCTGCGCCGCGCCATGACCGGCTGGTCGGGCGCCATCGGCCCGCCCGTGCCGCTCGCCGACGCCGCGAAGTCGCTGCGCTGGGCGGAGGCGGCGGTGCGGCTCATGGAGCGCGGCCTGCTGCCCTCCGGTGAGGTCCTGCACTGCACCGAGCACACCGAGGCCCTGGTGCTCCTCCAGCCCGAGGAGCTGATCGAGGACCTCGCCCGTCGCTGCCTGGCCCCGCTGAACCACTGCGGCCCCGCCCACGGCCGCCGCCTCGCCGAGACCCTCCTCGCCTGGCTGGAGACCCGCGGCGGCGCCCCCGAGGTGGCGGCCCGCCTCGGCGTCCACCCCCAGACGGTCCGCTACCGCCTGCGCCAGATCAGGGAGCTGTGGGGCGACGAGATCGACGACCCGGACCGCCGCTTCGAGCTGGAACTGGTATTGCGGGCACGACGATTGAGGGGCCTGCTGGGCCGGGTCTAA
- a CDS encoding DUF3068 domain-containing protein: MRRTTSPFSLVILGLGAFLLVLAPMLAWYVEPRAKRTPTDIDTITVFKGKGSYFDTAKVKTVHDKNLTITRQVRGDVADSEESGRAVWDVSTSVDPDKSLPAADPHDSLQWTVERWVTDRRTNKPVHCCGEQPRFEGEAYLKFPFDVEKRSYRWWDNTLGATVPLTYRGTKKIQGYEGYRFTATVEATKTGTRQVPGRLVGQPKKSQVIADEFYANHGIELVVDQRTGRIIYAAIGPRKTLRAPGSDKDATLLLESKRIGFTTATQKAQVKLAKDDSDRLKLVGETLPVAAGALGAALAVTGIVLVVRGRRNDGADGPGGRDGHDGHDGPAEPGSPNPEQSRSALHPSTM, encoded by the coding sequence ATGCGCCGCACCACCTCGCCATTTTCCCTGGTCATTCTCGGTCTTGGCGCGTTTCTTCTGGTCCTGGCCCCGATGCTGGCCTGGTACGTGGAACCACGCGCCAAAAGAACACCGACCGATATCGATACGATCACCGTCTTCAAGGGCAAAGGAAGCTATTTCGACACCGCGAAGGTCAAGACGGTTCACGACAAGAACCTCACCATCACCCGCCAGGTGCGCGGCGACGTCGCCGACAGCGAGGAGAGCGGACGGGCCGTCTGGGACGTGTCGACGTCCGTCGACCCGGACAAATCGCTGCCCGCGGCCGACCCGCACGACTCGCTCCAGTGGACGGTGGAACGCTGGGTCACCGACCGGAGGACGAACAAGCCGGTGCACTGCTGCGGCGAGCAGCCGCGGTTCGAGGGCGAGGCCTACCTGAAGTTCCCCTTCGACGTGGAGAAGCGCTCCTACCGCTGGTGGGACAACACGCTCGGGGCGACCGTGCCGCTCACGTACCGGGGCACCAAGAAGATCCAGGGGTACGAGGGCTACCGCTTCACGGCGACGGTCGAGGCCACCAAGACCGGCACGCGCCAGGTGCCGGGCCGGCTGGTCGGCCAGCCGAAGAAGAGCCAGGTCATCGCGGATGAGTTCTACGCCAACCACGGCATCGAGCTGGTCGTCGACCAGCGCACGGGCCGGATCATCTACGCGGCGATCGGCCCCCGCAAGACGCTGCGCGCGCCGGGCTCCGACAAGGACGCGACGCTGCTGCTGGAGAGCAAGCGCATCGGCTTCACCACGGCGACGCAGAAGGCCCAGGTGAAGCTCGCCAAGGACGACAGCGACCGGCTGAAGCTGGTCGGCGAGACCCTTCCGGTGGCCGCAGGCGCGCTGGGCGCGGCGCTCGCCGTGACCGGGATCGTCCTGGTCGTACGAGGGCGCAGGAACGACGGGGCGGACGGCCCCGGTGGGCGTGACGGACACGACGGACACGACGGACCGGCGGAACCGGGAAGTCCGAATCCTGAACAGTCCCGAAGCGCCCTGCACCCCAGCACGATGTGA
- a CDS encoding glycosyltransferase family 4 protein codes for MPQHVPSSLRAAAPRHAQRLPAPPPQPRRIVFLAHRDLDNPAAGGSELLVDRLADGLSKLGHQVTLLCGGPAAYRDYRVVSAGGDLGHYLRARSAFTRQVGDCDLLVEVCNGMPYLAPLWHRGPTLCLVNHVHTDLWGMRFQGALAPAARLGRKLEHWALSGAQRGNLLVAVSPSTATALRAIGVERERIRIVHNGVEEPGPLHARSDEPLFLAMGRLVEYKRIDLLLRLWERVRPVTGGRLVIVGDGPERQRLEQLAGPGVEFRGHVSEAEKHRLLCEAWMLLHPSAVEGWGLVITEAATRSTPSVGFDVPGVRDSIEDGVTGLLARGESSFAAAWCTLALSAERRRALGKAAGERATQFRWGNTVRQFQAVAAEAVAAHHAPAGPPAHAPAGPPTAQGTS; via the coding sequence ATGCCCCAGCACGTACCGTCCTCGCTGCGCGCGGCCGCCCCGCGGCACGCGCAGCGACTGCCGGCGCCTCCCCCACAGCCGCGCCGGATCGTTTTTCTCGCCCACCGCGACCTGGACAACCCGGCCGCGGGCGGCTCCGAACTGCTCGTCGACCGGCTCGCCGACGGGCTCAGCAAACTGGGCCACCAGGTCACGCTGCTGTGCGGCGGCCCCGCGGCCTACCGCGACTACCGCGTGGTGTCCGCGGGCGGCGACCTCGGTCACTACCTGCGGGCCCGGTCCGCGTTCACCCGGCAGGTCGGCGACTGCGATCTGCTGGTGGAGGTCTGCAACGGCATGCCGTACCTGGCGCCGCTGTGGCACCGCGGGCCGACGCTGTGCCTGGTCAACCACGTCCACACCGATCTGTGGGGGATGCGCTTCCAAGGCGCGCTCGCCCCCGCGGCCCGGCTCGGCCGGAAGCTCGAACACTGGGCCCTGTCCGGGGCGCAGCGCGGCAACCTCCTGGTGGCCGTCTCGCCGTCGACGGCCACCGCGCTGCGGGCGATCGGGGTGGAGCGCGAGCGCATCCGGATCGTGCACAACGGCGTCGAGGAGCCGGGCCCGCTGCACGCCCGCTCCGACGAGCCGCTGTTCCTGGCGATGGGACGTCTGGTCGAGTACAAGCGGATCGATCTGCTCCTGCGCCTGTGGGAGCGGGTCAGGCCCGTTACGGGCGGCCGTCTCGTGATCGTGGGCGACGGCCCCGAGCGGCAGCGCCTGGAACAGCTCGCCGGTCCCGGTGTGGAGTTCCGGGGCCATGTCTCCGAGGCGGAGAAGCATCGGCTGCTCTGCGAGGCCTGGATGCTGCTGCATCCGTCGGCCGTGGAGGGCTGGGGCCTGGTCATCACCGAGGCGGCGACGCGTTCGACGCCCTCGGTCGGCTTCGACGTCCCCGGTGTCCGTGACTCCATAGAGGACGGCGTGACCGGTCTGCTCGCACGCGGCGAGTCCTCCTTCGCCGCCGCCTGGTGCACGCTGGCGCTCAGCGCCGAGCGCCGCAGGGCGCTCGGCAAGGCCGCCGGCGAGCGGGCCACCCAGTTCCGCTGGGGCAACACCGTGCGGCAGTTCCAGGCCGTGGCGGCCGAGGCGGTCGCCGCCCACCACGCGCCCGCCGGGCCGCCCGCCCATGCGCCCGCCGGGCCCCCGACCGCACAGGGGACTTCGTGA
- a CDS encoding class I SAM-dependent methyltransferase, whose product MKDPSLRRSATLFRAFMREQQEPERCYTLLAKDAADQVEAYVKVKDRVVLDIGGGGGYFTEEFRRRGAQSYLFEPDLTEMTASGTKPPEGSVLADGYLLPLADEVADVTFSSNVLEHVDDPQTFLSEMVRVTRPGGLIYVSFTNWLSPWGGHEWAPWHYLGADRARARYERRTGKAAKHTLGENLFAHHVGTTLRQVRGRSDVDVVSARSRYWPFLAGAITKVPGVREFATWNLLLILRRCP is encoded by the coding sequence GTGAAAGACCCGTCCCTGCGTCGCTCCGCCACGCTCTTCCGCGCCTTCATGCGCGAACAGCAGGAGCCGGAGCGCTGCTACACCCTCCTCGCCAAGGACGCCGCCGACCAGGTGGAGGCGTACGTCAAGGTGAAGGACCGCGTCGTCCTCGACATCGGCGGCGGCGGCGGTTACTTCACCGAGGAGTTCCGCCGGCGCGGCGCGCAGAGTTATCTCTTCGAGCCCGATCTCACGGAGATGACGGCGTCGGGCACCAAGCCCCCCGAGGGCTCGGTGCTCGCCGACGGCTATCTGCTGCCGCTGGCCGACGAGGTCGCCGACGTCACGTTCTCCTCGAACGTCCTGGAGCACGTCGACGACCCGCAGACGTTCCTGAGCGAGATGGTCCGGGTCACCAGGCCCGGCGGTCTCATCTACGTCTCGTTCACCAACTGGCTCTCCCCCTGGGGCGGTCACGAGTGGGCGCCCTGGCACTACCTGGGCGCCGACCGGGCCCGCGCCCGCTATGAAAGACGTACCGGAAAAGCCGCGAAACACACGCTCGGCGAGAACCTCTTCGCACATCACGTCGGAACGACCCTGCGCCAGGTGCGGGGCCGTTCCGACGTGGACGTGGTGTCGGCACGTTCGCGCTACTGGCCTTTCCTGGCCGGGGCGATCACCAAGGTGCCGGGTGTGCGCGAGTTCGCGACCTGGAACCTCCTTCTCATTCTCAGGCGGTGTCCATGA
- a CDS encoding alpha-(1->3)-arabinofuranosyltransferase: MTTVQAPPPASVRPTTDAPEPSRGPRSRRWLLGFWAVVFVLFLAVKPGRMTFDTKLGVTVDPWQFLSDLGQLWHDRGGFGGIQDQYVGYAFPMLPFYGLADLVRLPVWFAERLWLSLIVAVAFWGALRLAERLGIGSRHSRLLGAVVYALWPTFTVVVGSTSAAALPGAFLPWVLLPLTNERISARLAACRSALIIPFMGGVNAAATLASLLPVALFLLSRPNGPRKRKLITWWVPGVILATAWWIVPLLMLGIHGENFLPYVENSATTTGTMSATETLRGAGNWVAYLNFGEAWLPAGWTVATAVVTVVCSALAAALGLAGLARRDLPERRWLVLTVLSVVLITLAGYGGAFGAPFHETVQSWLNGGLVPFRNIYKFQTGLALALAFGLMHVAGVAAQARGARPVRGRRYAPLIAAVLVLPGLAWPYLNGSILQPGSFQKLPTYWQTTANWLEKYSPDSRALVVPATAHGIYTWGSPIDQPLDVLAESRWAQRDYVPFGTPGNRRAMDAVEQALMTGGEVPGLSDYLTRAGLYYVVVRNDLDPDQVGHVPTSTVKRTLEESGFSRVTGFGPKTTGGTIPDDTPLQVEGLYPRDRAVEIYAPGEDAERPGQAGLKPVSNTAVVSGGPESLLPLSADPSMRDRPAVLTGDNHPGVGTPGLQAVGDGLRRADTRFGLVNSNTSYTYGPDERNAPDAVQDPGKKPHQILPTDGVEHQTTAELRGAKSVSASSYGNWLFHLPQYDPVNAFDGDPATAWAEGGSGGADGEWIKADFNSEITVPSSFRITPLPQDGVRAAPTRVRVETERGSVTSSLQPDGTPQRVKARAGATDWIKITIVDTQEARPGLTGAGFSEITLPEVRVTKLLQLPKDAEKASGAEATTYSLHRSSDPNALSPVNAEAGLHRRFTTTGSGEYEVKASAVAVPGSALDELLYKVAPEQKQQIIATADSTARLGRGLSPRNLTDGDLTTAWIAGTDNRPVVRLKWPDKKPVGEIVLPAAGGLSTRPEKIEISSPDGAATASVDENGIARFTPITTDQLDITITKTAPLTVHNPVADDNLQLPVGLTEVYVPALDEYRTPQPDASERFSLPCGQGPAMSIDGELYETSAKGKVRDLTERRPVEISLCQRGAKDTAVRLDAGAHSVETGDAGPLAVMDASLTRGTPGELDRTARELKIKDWLGDRREVSVGAGAASYLTTYENVNDGWKATLNGKELTSLRLDGWQQGWLVPKGEGGTVKLSYEPSQTYEIGLILAGVGVLALVGLVLVRRREPNTDALTPAPPAPGPILGTVALTLVAVVIAGPFALLVPALALLAWWRHALLVPIAFAAMAGAGVAAAIGAGEAVGAERGAFGPVAQLLALIALFAALVTVRERSARAETADTLVYGPGGGAAPGQPAYPPAPPGAGPTVSARGPEAGQAPPTTGEGTQR; encoded by the coding sequence ATGACCACGGTCCAGGCCCCACCCCCGGCCTCCGTGCGGCCCACGACCGACGCCCCTGAACCCTCGCGGGGGCCGCGCTCGCGGCGCTGGCTGCTGGGGTTCTGGGCCGTGGTGTTCGTGCTGTTCCTCGCGGTGAAGCCGGGGCGGATGACGTTCGACACCAAGCTCGGTGTCACCGTCGACCCCTGGCAGTTCCTCTCCGACCTCGGCCAGCTCTGGCACGACCGCGGCGGCTTCGGCGGGATCCAGGACCAGTACGTCGGGTACGCGTTCCCGATGCTGCCGTTCTACGGCCTGGCGGATCTCGTACGGCTGCCGGTCTGGTTCGCCGAGCGGCTGTGGCTCTCGCTGATCGTGGCGGTGGCCTTCTGGGGCGCCCTGCGCCTCGCCGAACGCCTGGGCATCGGCAGCCGGCACAGCAGGCTGCTCGGCGCGGTGGTCTACGCGCTGTGGCCCACCTTCACGGTGGTCGTCGGCTCCACGTCGGCCGCGGCGCTGCCCGGCGCGTTCCTGCCGTGGGTGCTGCTGCCGCTGACCAACGAGCGGATCAGCGCGCGCCTCGCCGCCTGCCGCTCGGCGCTGATCATCCCCTTCATGGGCGGCGTGAACGCGGCGGCGACCCTCGCCTCGCTGCTCCCGGTCGCCCTCTTCCTCCTCTCGCGCCCGAACGGCCCGCGCAAGCGGAAGCTGATCACCTGGTGGGTGCCGGGCGTCATCCTCGCCACCGCCTGGTGGATCGTGCCGCTGCTGATGCTCGGCATCCACGGCGAGAACTTCCTCCCGTACGTGGAGAACTCCGCCACCACCACCGGCACCATGTCGGCGACCGAGACGCTGCGCGGCGCCGGTAACTGGGTGGCGTACCTCAACTTCGGCGAGGCGTGGCTGCCGGCCGGCTGGACGGTGGCGACGGCCGTCGTGACCGTCGTCTGCTCGGCGCTCGCCGCCGCCCTCGGACTCGCGGGGCTCGCCCGGCGCGATCTGCCCGAGCGGCGCTGGCTGGTCCTGACCGTCCTCTCGGTCGTCCTGATCACGCTGGCCGGGTACGGAGGCGCGTTCGGCGCGCCCTTCCACGAGACCGTCCAGTCCTGGCTGAACGGCGGGCTCGTCCCCTTCCGCAACATCTACAAGTTCCAGACGGGTCTCGCGCTCGCGCTGGCCTTCGGCCTGATGCACGTGGCGGGCGTCGCCGCGCAGGCGCGCGGGGCCCGGCCGGTGCGCGGGAGACGGTACGCGCCGCTGATAGCCGCGGTGCTGGTGCTGCCCGGTCTGGCCTGGCCGTACCTCAACGGCTCGATCCTCCAGCCCGGTTCGTTCCAGAAGCTGCCCACGTACTGGCAGACGACGGCGAACTGGCTGGAGAAGTACTCCCCCGACTCCCGTGCCCTCGTCGTCCCGGCGACCGCGCACGGCATCTACACCTGGGGCTCCCCCATCGACCAGCCCCTCGACGTGCTCGCCGAGTCGCGCTGGGCGCAGCGCGACTACGTGCCGTTCGGCACGCCGGGCAACCGCCGCGCGATGGACGCGGTCGAGCAGGCGCTGATGACCGGCGGCGAAGTGCCGGGCCTGTCCGACTACCTGACCCGCGCCGGGCTCTACTACGTCGTCGTACGCAACGACCTCGACCCGGACCAGGTCGGCCACGTCCCGACCTCGACGGTCAAGCGCACCCTGGAGGAGTCCGGCTTCAGCCGTGTCACCGGCTTCGGGCCCAAGACCACCGGCGGCACGATCCCCGACGACACGCCGCTCCAGGTGGAGGGCCTCTACCCGCGCGATCGCGCCGTGGAGATCTACGCCCCCGGCGAGGACGCCGAGCGCCCCGGCCAGGCCGGTCTGAAGCCCGTGTCCAACACGGCGGTCGTCAGCGGAGGCCCCGAGTCTTTGCTGCCGCTCTCCGCCGACCCCTCGATGCGGGACCGCCCGGCGGTCCTGACCGGCGACAACCACCCGGGCGTCGGGACCCCCGGCCTCCAGGCGGTCGGTGACGGGCTGCGCCGCGCCGACACCCGGTTCGGCCTGGTCAACTCCAATACGTCGTACACCTACGGCCCCGACGAGCGGAACGCGCCCGACGCGGTCCAGGACCCCGGCAAGAAGCCGCACCAGATCCTGCCGACCGACGGCGTCGAGCACCAGACGACGGCGGAGCTGCGCGGCGCCAAGTCGGTGTCGGCCTCCTCCTACGGCAACTGGCTCTTCCACCTGCCGCAGTACGACCCGGTGAACGCCTTCGACGGCGACCCGGCCACGGCCTGGGCCGAGGGCGGTTCCGGCGGCGCGGACGGCGAGTGGATCAAGGCCGACTTCAACTCCGAGATCACCGTCCCCTCCTCCTTCCGCATCACCCCGCTGCCGCAGGACGGCGTGCGGGCCGCGCCCACCCGGGTGCGCGTGGAGACCGAGCGGGGCAGTGTCACCAGCTCCCTCCAGCCCGACGGCACACCGCAGCGCGTCAAGGCCCGCGCGGGCGCCACCGACTGGATCAAGATCACGATCGTGGACACGCAGGAGGCACGCCCCGGTCTGACGGGCGCGGGCTTCTCGGAGATCACCCTCCCCGAGGTGCGCGTCACCAAGCTCCTCCAGCTGCCGAAGGACGCCGAGAAGGCGTCCGGCGCCGAGGCGACGACGTACTCGCTGCACCGCTCCTCGGACCCGAACGCCCTCTCGCCGGTCAACGCCGAGGCGGGCCTGCACCGCCGCTTCACGACCACGGGCTCCGGTGAGTACGAGGTGAAGGCGAGCGCGGTGGCCGTGCCGGGCAGCGCGCTGGACGAGCTGCTCTACAAGGTGGCTCCCGAGCAGAAGCAGCAGATCATCGCCACGGCCGACTCCACGGCCAGGCTCGGCAGGGGTCTGTCGCCGCGCAACCTCACCGACGGCGACCTGACCACGGCGTGGATCGCGGGCACCGACAACCGTCCGGTGGTCCGCCTCAAGTGGCCGGACAAGAAGCCGGTGGGCGAGATCGTGCTGCCCGCCGCGGGCGGTCTGTCCACCCGCCCCGAGAAGATCGAGATCAGCTCGCCGGACGGCGCGGCGACCGCGAGCGTCGACGAGAACGGCATCGCGCGCTTCACTCCGATCACCACGGACCAGCTGGACATCACCATCACCAAGACGGCGCCGCTGACGGTCCACAACCCGGTGGCGGACGACAACCTCCAGCTGCCGGTGGGCCTCACCGAGGTCTACGTCCCGGCCCTCGACGAGTACCGCACGCCGCAGCCCGACGCGTCGGAGCGCTTCTCCCTGCCCTGTGGCCAGGGCCCGGCGATGTCGATCGACGGCGAGCTGTACGAGACGAGCGCCAAGGGCAAGGTCCGTGACCTCACCGAGCGCAGGCCGGTCGAGATCAGCCTGTGCCAGCGCGGTGCGAAGGACACGGCGGTACGCCTGGACGCGGGAGCGCACAGCGTCGAGACCGGGGACGCGGGTCCGCTCGCCGTCATGGACGCCTCGCTCACCCGGGGCACTCCCGGCGAGCTGGACAGGACAGCCCGTGAGCTGAAGATCAAGGACTGGCTCGGCGACCGCCGCGAGGTGAGCGTCGGTGCGGGAGCGGCCTCGTACCTGACGACGTACGAGAACGTGAACGACGGCTGGAAGGCGACCCTCAACGGCAAGGAGCTGACCTCGCTGCGGCTCGACGGCTGGCAGCAGGGCTGGCTCGTGCCCAAGGGCGAGGGCGGCACGGTGAAGCTCAGCTACGAGCCGTCGCAGACGTACGAGATCGGGCTGATCCTGGCCGGTGTCGGCGTCCTCGCGCTGGTCGGGCTGGTCCTCGTCCGGCGCCGCGAGCCCAACACGGACGCGCTGACCCCGGCGCCTCCCGCCCCGGGTCCGATCCTCGGCACGGTGGCGCTGACGCTGGTGGCCGTGGTCATCGCGGGCCCGTTCGCCCTGCTCGTCCCCGCCCTCGCGCTGCTGGCCTGGTGGCGGCACGCGCTCCTGGTGCCGATCGCGTTCGCGGCGATGGCGGGCGCGGGCGTCGCGGCGGCGATCGGCGCCGGGGAAGCCGTCGGCGCCGAGCGGGGCGCCTTCGGTCCGGTGGCCCAACTCCTCGCGCTCATCGCGCTGTTCGCGGCGCTGGTGACCGTGCGGGAGCGTTCCGCACGGGCGGAGACCGCCGATACGTTGGTGTACGGGCCGGGCGGCGGTGCCGCTCCGGGGCAGCCGGCGTATCCCCCGGCGCCGCCCGGGGCCGGCCCCACGGTCTCGGCCCGGGGCCCCGAGGCGGGGCAGGCGCCGCCCACGACCGGAGAAGGCACGCAGCGATGA
- a CDS encoding condensation protein: MTALEHPARRADGPGRPPARVPFPVVDEVSRHCLQEEEPETVHIEVHLPGTPDPARLRAAFHEALRRHPRILMREARGPWYRRRYEWELTADADAEVVTFPAPERDALKRARERALAEAPPLTSSPPIRLEVVSAGSDAASGRGEDTPEDPPADGDAPVGPGTVLFLTINHTALDGPACLRVLATAAEIYGGRDNSPAAPPTRTPDTAGAVPQPPADAPSGWAPPARVAKGSPEPSPGNGMLVAELPVPRRPKGSPFTVNDQLMVATALMIAHWNREHGDRPRPLRITMPVDDRPRDATMPIGNGTRLVEVPFAAGELAHRDWTPDAIRDLLRRTSDRTRALKALARPQLGHGAALLTAPVLPVTLRAAVTRGLRRAAAPWTSTTLLSNIGRIPYALDFGDAGRAHAVWFSAPARLPRGLTVTTASTAGRLHLALRWSKTLLSHGDGAHLRDLFEHYLHATEHTEHTETEERGRAQ, from the coding sequence ATGACCGCACTGGAACACCCGGCACGGCGTGCGGACGGCCCCGGCCGGCCGCCCGCGCGCGTGCCGTTCCCCGTCGTCGACGAGGTCTCCCGGCACTGCCTCCAGGAGGAGGAGCCGGAGACCGTGCACATCGAGGTGCACCTGCCGGGCACCCCGGACCCGGCCCGGCTGCGGGCCGCGTTCCACGAGGCCCTGCGCCGCCACCCCCGCATCCTGATGCGGGAGGCGCGGGGCCCGTGGTACCGCCGCCGCTACGAGTGGGAACTGACCGCGGACGCCGACGCGGAGGTGGTGACGTTCCCGGCCCCGGAGCGGGACGCCCTCAAGCGGGCCCGCGAAAGAGCACTCGCCGAGGCGCCGCCCCTCACGTCCTCGCCGCCGATCCGCCTGGAGGTGGTGTCGGCCGGGTCCGACGCCGCCTCCGGGCGGGGTGAGGACACGCCCGAGGACCCGCCCGCCGACGGGGACGCCCCCGTCGGCCCCGGCACCGTCCTGTTCCTGACCATCAACCACACCGCCCTCGACGGCCCCGCCTGCCTCCGCGTGCTCGCGACCGCCGCCGAGATCTACGGGGGACGGGACAACTCCCCCGCCGCGCCGCCCACCCGTACGCCGGACACCGCCGGAGCCGTCCCCCAGCCCCCGGCAGACGCGCCCTCCGGGTGGGCGCCCCCGGCCCGGGTGGCGAAGGGGTCGCCCGAGCCCTCCCCGGGCAACGGCATGCTGGTCGCGGAGCTGCCCGTGCCGCGGCGCCCCAAGGGGTCGCCGTTCACCGTGAACGACCAGCTCATGGTGGCGACCGCGCTGATGATCGCCCACTGGAACCGCGAACACGGCGACCGGCCGCGCCCCTTGCGCATCACGATGCCGGTGGACGACCGGCCCCGCGACGCGACCATGCCGATCGGCAACGGCACGCGGTTGGTCGAAGTTCCGTTCGCGGCCGGCGAGTTGGCCCACCGCGACTGGACTCCGGACGCGATCCGCGATCTGCTGCGCCGCACCTCCGACCGCACCCGCGCCCTCAAGGCCCTGGCCCGGCCCCAACTGGGCCACGGCGCGGCCCTGTTGACCGCGCCGGTGCTCCCGGTGACCCTCAGGGCGGCCGTCACGCGCGGCCTGCGCCGCGCCGCCGCGCCCTGGACGTCGACCACGCTCCTGAGCAACATCGGCCGCATCCCGTACGCCCTGGACTTCGGCGACGCGGGCCGCGCGCACGCCGTGTGGTTCTCCGCCCCGGCCCGCCTGCCGCGCGGCCTCACCGTGACCACCGCGTCCACGGCGGGCCGCCTGCACCTCGCCCTGCGCTGGTCGAAGACGCTGCTGAGCCACGGGGACGGGGCCCACCTGCGGGACCTGTTCGAGCACTATCTGCACGCCACGGAACACACGGAACACACCGAGACCGAGGAGAGGGGGCGGGCCCAGTGA